The Thiorhodovibrio litoralis genome includes a window with the following:
- a CDS encoding ATP-binding protein translates to MRFFNTEGPVRPDDHYCLPPLSRWDLDEILSLIDQKKYFLLHAPRQTGKTTCLLALMEHLNRAGRYRAVYANLESAQAAREDVTMAMADIVQTIAADAAREHDDAELPALAREVLAEAAPTRALRTFLARLAQRAFQNSALPLVVFLDEVDALVGDTLISLLRQLRAGYTQRPRHFPQTVVLCGVRDLRDYRIHSSAEKDIITGGSAFNIKAESLRLGDFSPEDVKHLLAEHTQETGQIFTPQAQERVWALTQGQPWLVNALAYEACFRRPEGRDRSRPIEREMIEQAKEALIAARVTHLDQLADKLREPRVRAVIEPMLAGTSLGEVPIDDIEYLLDLGLLRQDPAGGLVVANPIYREVLPRILAYTPQASLPHISPTWLATDGQLVPDRLMEAFLAFWRQHGQPLLASAPYHEIAPHLVLMAFLHRVVNGGGTLEREYAIGSGRMDLCLRHGEVTLGIELKVWRPGSTDPLNAGLAQIDQYLAGLGLDSGWLVIFDRRPDQPPIAERTNSTPARSPGGRRIQVIRG, encoded by the coding sequence ATGCGATTCTTCAATACCGAGGGTCCAGTTCGACCCGACGACCACTACTGCCTGCCGCCGCTGTCGCGCTGGGATCTTGATGAGATCCTGTCACTCATTGACCAGAAGAAGTATTTCCTGCTGCATGCCCCGCGCCAGACCGGCAAGACGACTTGTCTGCTCGCGCTGATGGAGCATCTCAACCGCGCCGGACGCTATCGGGCGGTCTACGCCAATCTCGAAAGCGCCCAGGCGGCACGTGAGGATGTGACGATGGCCATGGCCGACATCGTGCAGACAATCGCCGCTGATGCCGCGCGCGAGCACGATGACGCGGAGCTGCCCGCCCTGGCGCGCGAGGTCTTGGCGGAGGCTGCCCCGACGCGCGCGCTGCGCACCTTCCTGGCTCGCTTGGCTCAGCGCGCATTCCAGAACTCAGCGCTGCCGCTGGTGGTGTTTCTCGATGAGGTCGACGCCCTGGTCGGCGACACGCTCATCTCGCTGCTGCGCCAGTTGCGTGCGGGCTACACGCAGCGCCCGAGGCATTTTCCGCAAACAGTGGTGCTCTGCGGCGTGCGCGATCTGCGCGATTACCGCATTCACTCCAGCGCTGAGAAAGACATCATCACCGGCGGCAGCGCCTTCAACATCAAGGCCGAGTCGCTGCGCTTGGGGGACTTCTCACCAGAGGATGTGAAACATTTGCTCGCCGAGCATACCCAGGAAACCGGCCAGATCTTCACCCCGCAAGCGCAGGAGCGGGTCTGGGCGCTGACCCAGGGCCAACCCTGGCTGGTCAATGCGCTCGCCTATGAGGCATGCTTTCGCCGCCCTGAAGGGCGTGATCGCTCCCGTCCCATCGAGCGCGAGATGATCGAGCAAGCGAAAGAAGCCCTCATCGCCGCGCGTGTCACCCATCTCGATCAACTCGCCGACAAGCTGCGCGAGCCGCGCGTGCGCGCCGTCATCGAGCCAATGCTAGCGGGGACCAGTCTCGGCGAGGTCCCCATCGATGATATCGAGTACTTGCTCGACCTCGGGCTGCTGCGACAGGACCCCGCCGGCGGGCTCGTGGTGGCCAATCCCATCTACCGCGAGGTTCTGCCACGAATACTGGCCTACACGCCCCAGGCATCCCTGCCACACATCAGCCCGACCTGGCTCGCCACCGACGGCCAGCTTGTGCCCGATCGTCTGATGGAGGCCTTCCTCGCCTTCTGGCGCCAGCACGGCCAGCCGCTGCTCGCCAGCGCCCCCTACCATGAGATCGCCCCGCACCTGGTGCTGATGGCCTTCCTGCACCGGGTGGTCAACGGCGGCGGCACCTTGGAACGCGAATATGCCATCGGCTCCGGGCGCATGGATCTGTGTCTGCGCCATGGCGAGGTCACGCTCGGCATTGAGCTGAAGGTCTGGCGCCCGGGCTCAACCGATCCACTCAACGCGGGACTGGCGCAAATCGACCAGTACCTGGCCGGGCTTGGCCTCGACAGCGGTTGGCTGGTGATCTTCGACCGCAGACCCGATCAGCCTCCGATCGCCGAGCGCACCAACAGCACCCCCGCGCGCAGCCCTGGCGGGCGCCGCATTCAGGTCATCAGGGGCTGA
- a CDS encoding Hsp70 family protein: protein MTRYCAGIDLGTTNTVLSVWQSNSSSPEVVPIFQPVDDFPPAGSRSLPLLDSVVTFFDGRVYVGAFSRQLALIKGAQTLASVKRYMGRHWFRTFGGVGWTPERVSACILKIVHDQLIRSYGQAPERVVVTIPACFGTEARRATLTAAAMAGFEPTTLSLFDEPTAALLSELHSAGVPNDKSKHDLHAVIDIGGGTLDVSLVRMHREANQTIFDVVGQSRYNEIAGDDFDLNIAGLLLNRFEKQFGSLDSLITSDPDRTYLCWLFLQKARDLKHRLSDVLSNEPAGRWAAISESVYVSELGYVPEWRTEFSGTDLRDALQEYFPRVDDPDARRSELGFFRPIQESLDTASVHEKLELGPLDVTKVWMAGGSATLPPVKLALHHIFCREPTMIRDPMFAVALGAAWKAGLDAGYGDGRFDVRERIFDGIFLKVTRDKFRELVPLRQEVPMPPTEHPSLILMPRPDNRLELELYLGTQATTEESEPDLSPLARRVVTFPEILPAQTPISLTVELTDDQELRLDLSANTGRLIRGDVSVGTAPGWDVTGTGHQLPPLNEPGAPV from the coding sequence GTGACACGTTATTGCGCAGGGATAGACCTTGGCACGACAAATACGGTGCTGTCGGTTTGGCAATCAAACTCTTCCTCCCCTGAAGTTGTGCCTATCTTCCAGCCAGTCGACGATTTTCCACCGGCGGGTTCACGATCCTTACCATTGCTGGACTCAGTAGTGACGTTTTTTGATGGAAGAGTTTACGTTGGCGCCTTTTCCCGTCAGTTAGCTCTTATCAAAGGCGCACAGACTTTGGCGTCGGTCAAACGCTACATGGGGCGTCACTGGTTTCGGACATTCGGTGGCGTTGGTTGGACCCCAGAACGAGTATCTGCCTGCATATTGAAAATTGTTCACGATCAACTCATCCGCAGCTATGGCCAAGCACCGGAACGGGTCGTCGTCACAATCCCTGCCTGTTTTGGAACCGAGGCGCGGCGGGCAACATTGACCGCTGCTGCAATGGCCGGCTTCGAGCCAACTACCTTATCGCTTTTTGACGAACCGACGGCGGCTTTGCTTTCTGAACTTCACAGTGCCGGCGTACCTAATGACAAAAGTAAACACGATTTACATGCAGTAATAGACATTGGAGGCGGCACGCTAGACGTTTCTCTGGTAAGGATGCACAGAGAAGCAAACCAGACGATCTTCGACGTAGTGGGTCAGTCACGTTACAACGAAATAGCAGGTGATGATTTCGATCTCAATATCGCGGGATTATTGCTGAACCGTTTTGAAAAACAATTCGGCTCCCTTGATAGCCTGATCACAAGCGATCCTGACCGGACGTACTTGTGTTGGTTGTTTTTGCAGAAAGCGCGGGATCTGAAACACCGTCTTTCTGATGTGCTGTCGAATGAGCCCGCTGGACGGTGGGCTGCAATTTCTGAATCAGTATATGTCTCTGAACTGGGATATGTTCCGGAGTGGCGCACCGAGTTCTCTGGGACTGACCTCCGCGACGCATTACAAGAATACTTTCCCAGAGTCGATGACCCAGATGCACGTCGATCAGAACTCGGATTCTTTCGACCGATCCAAGAAAGTTTGGATACTGCATCGGTCCACGAAAAACTTGAACTTGGGCCACTTGATGTAACGAAGGTTTGGATGGCTGGGGGTTCAGCGACCTTACCTCCCGTTAAGTTAGCGTTGCACCATATCTTTTGCCGAGAACCGACAATGATTCGTGATCCAATGTTTGCAGTGGCGCTTGGTGCAGCTTGGAAAGCCGGTCTCGATGCTGGCTACGGCGACGGTCGCTTCGACGTTCGCGAACGCATTTTTGATGGGATATTCCTGAAGGTTACACGGGATAAATTCCGGGAGTTGGTTCCCCTCCGGCAGGAGGTTCCGATGCCGCCGACTGAGCATCCTTCACTCATCCTCATGCCGCGACCTGATAACCGGTTGGAGCTCGAACTCTACCTGGGTACGCAAGCAACAACCGAGGAATCTGAACCAGATCTTTCACCCCTAGCCCGACGGGTTGTGACATTCCCTGAGATCCTTCCGGCCCAAACCCCAATCTCACTGACGGTTGAACTGACTGATGATCAAGAGCTACGCCTGGATCTTTCAGCAAATACAGGACGATTGATTCGCGGCGATGTCTCGGTTGGAACTGCTCCTGGCTGGGATGTAACCGGGACCGGGCATCAACTCCCCCCACTAAATGAGCCTGGAGCCCCGGTATGA
- a CDS encoding S1 RNA-binding domain-containing protein — translation MSDEFLELFGGVTEEEDSDDEKGENASAHSASTLEPTIARVLTSLEEQCVVLLPDGRETLIDQNVFDSVEPDHFVAIFPLTGGGWSLINPRWNLPEQPTDSAEPARGETVSLRISRYDQKHDTLLGQFTYKEKMQDGVVHRSGLPWPASFLQVDLNPFIGQSLALKVSDPQSSPVVLCAHVEPLPRGMSAARLYSLRSLASARPDIKVRVATTDTDKWTVDLFGWFPQVFPEDRGWSSIKTPLSGEVLDARLSVDMTTADVFICLRSPTHPEWQQVKKQYPLGMIICEARTLSMTNRGMMVEIGSGHQRTVGLLLWYQYAPFLGSYKDTYKRVPIPLQVIGYNDDRCVVLLGLEAYISLKWMKAIPEVGKRIPIHISSWNQLPSVCLWELGCQGLFNDTPKQYGWIWGRVTESDANLKTLKVTTEGRLRRTRLSFSGEHDFPNEVTLDDGNCACTSQIVADKSHVVDRETILRGTVATPRGLLPLIKVLTKEAEVFFATLQYRFENDMPITVRVTSVVKGGWKAEILIDDVPRGKQLKLVDLDQITAFLPCSRSDQFWRTRRNELINEVFPARIIKLDLDRRNIVISQDILQPSELKAELDNICEDDVLTGTVKVIVDYGAFVSIGNITGLLHQNEISYSRIKGRTDIEAILKTGQKIKVQVLSVDREKAQVSLSIKQLRIDPLAEFAKEFPAGSILNGKVKNINDFGVFIELCNEVEGLLHVSEMTWLKQPPHPKNLFQIGANVRITIKDFDIERRRIGLSRKNLLRNPWLCLADRYPPGSFATGRISSVCDAGFFVTLSPGLDAFLRSNGIPEDAGVLSKNDIVRIKTLQ, via the coding sequence ATGAGCGACGAGTTTTTGGAACTCTTTGGTGGAGTTACTGAAGAAGAAGACAGCGATGATGAAAAGGGAGAGAATGCTTCGGCGCACTCGGCGTCAACCTTAGAGCCCACGATTGCCCGAGTGTTGACCTCCTTGGAAGAACAATGCGTCGTGTTGCTACCTGACGGGCGAGAAACTCTGATCGACCAAAACGTATTTGATAGCGTCGAGCCGGATCACTTTGTTGCTATTTTCCCCCTTACCGGCGGCGGTTGGTCGCTAATCAATCCTCGGTGGAATCTTCCGGAACAGCCTACCGATTCCGCAGAACCAGCGAGAGGAGAAACAGTTTCTCTTAGAATTTCGCGCTATGACCAAAAGCACGATACCCTGTTGGGGCAATTCACTTATAAAGAAAAGATGCAGGATGGCGTAGTGCATCGATCAGGCCTACCTTGGCCTGCTTCATTCTTACAGGTAGACCTCAATCCCTTTATTGGTCAGAGTCTAGCTCTCAAGGTCTCCGATCCACAAAGCAGTCCTGTTGTGTTATGCGCGCATGTTGAGCCGTTGCCTAGGGGAATGTCTGCCGCTCGACTTTACTCGCTTCGATCCTTGGCCAGTGCTCGACCCGACATCAAGGTTAGAGTTGCAACAACCGACACAGACAAGTGGACAGTTGACCTCTTCGGATGGTTTCCTCAAGTATTTCCAGAAGATCGCGGGTGGAGTTCAATCAAAACACCTCTAAGCGGTGAAGTTCTGGATGCGCGACTCTCCGTTGACATGACTACCGCTGATGTTTTCATCTGCTTGAGGAGTCCGACCCATCCAGAGTGGCAGCAAGTCAAAAAGCAATATCCCCTTGGAATGATAATTTGTGAGGCGCGCACGCTTTCCATGACAAATCGGGGCATGATGGTAGAGATTGGCTCTGGTCATCAACGTACAGTCGGCTTGTTACTATGGTATCAATACGCTCCATTTCTCGGTTCATACAAAGATACATATAAACGAGTGCCGATTCCTTTGCAGGTTATCGGCTATAATGATGATCGATGCGTAGTGCTTCTCGGGCTTGAGGCGTATATTTCGTTGAAGTGGATGAAAGCCATTCCTGAAGTAGGGAAGCGCATTCCAATACATATTTCCAGTTGGAACCAGCTCCCATCCGTATGTCTTTGGGAGCTTGGCTGCCAAGGGCTCTTTAACGATACCCCTAAGCAATACGGATGGATATGGGGCCGAGTAACTGAGTCAGATGCCAATTTAAAGACTCTGAAGGTTACAACGGAGGGGCGATTACGTCGAACGCGCCTAAGCTTTAGTGGTGAGCACGATTTTCCTAATGAAGTCACTCTAGACGATGGAAATTGCGCATGCACAAGTCAGATTGTTGCTGATAAATCTCATGTAGTTGATCGTGAGACAATATTGCGTGGCACAGTAGCCACTCCAAGAGGTCTTCTACCACTAATCAAGGTTCTTACGAAAGAGGCGGAGGTTTTTTTTGCTACTCTTCAGTACCGCTTTGAGAATGACATGCCAATTACAGTGCGGGTTACCTCAGTGGTCAAAGGTGGGTGGAAAGCAGAAATATTGATTGATGACGTACCCCGCGGTAAACAACTTAAGCTCGTTGACTTAGATCAAATCACTGCGTTTCTTCCTTGCTCTAGATCTGATCAGTTCTGGAGAACTCGTAGAAATGAACTTATAAACGAAGTTTTTCCAGCTAGAATCATAAAACTTGATCTCGATCGACGGAATATAGTTATTTCGCAGGATATTCTCCAGCCTTCAGAACTCAAAGCGGAACTAGATAACATCTGCGAAGACGATGTTCTGACTGGTACTGTTAAAGTTATTGTCGATTACGGAGCTTTCGTAAGCATTGGTAATATCACCGGACTGCTCCACCAAAATGAAATCAGCTACTCGCGAATAAAAGGCCGCACGGATATTGAAGCGATTTTGAAGACCGGACAAAAAATAAAGGTCCAGGTCTTAAGCGTCGACCGAGAAAAAGCACAAGTTAGCTTGAGTATTAAACAATTGCGGATCGACCCATTGGCGGAGTTCGCTAAAGAGTTTCCGGCGGGATCTATCCTAAATGGAAAAGTTAAAAACATCAATGATTTTGGTGTTTTTATCGAATTATGTAACGAAGTTGAAGGACTGCTTCATGTATCAGAAATGACATGGCTAAAGCAGCCTCCGCATCCCAAAAATCTCTTTCAGATCGGTGCGAATGTAAGAATAACAATTAAGGATTTTGACATAGAAAGACGGCGGATCGGTTTGAGTCGGAAGAACCTTCTACGGAACCCATGGTTATGTCTTGCGGATAGATATCCTCCCGGCAGTTTTGCAACCGGCCGGATTTCTTCAGTCTGCGATGCTGGCTTTTTCGTGACTCTATCCCCCGGGCTGGATGCGTTTCTTCGCAGTAACGGTATCCCAGAGGACGCCGGAGTACTATCAAAGAACGATATTGTCCGAATAAAAACTCTTCAGTAG
- a CDS encoding ABC transporter ATP-binding protein, with protein MTLRLAGLTKRFDPTLGHPLFRDVSLQLEPGQSVAIVGESGVGKSTLLNCIAGLERADGGHIHLGEQELTALDDDSFAELRKRRFGFVFQAFHLLPHLTLAQNVALPLWLLETKDKIARERAQAMLARVGLGHRADDWPRHLSGGEMQRVAIARALVHEPALVLCDEPTGNLDPERAEGVLDLLFERTRDAGAITLMVTHSQLAAGKAQKTLRLTSDGLIAAGNV; from the coding sequence ATGACCTTACGCTTGGCTGGTCTTACCAAACGCTTCGACCCAACCCTTGGTCATCCCCTGTTCCGCGATGTCTCCCTGCAGCTGGAGCCGGGCCAGTCGGTGGCCATTGTCGGCGAGTCCGGTGTAGGAAAGTCGACATTGCTCAACTGCATCGCCGGGCTGGAGCGGGCCGATGGCGGCCACATTCATCTCGGCGAGCAGGAGCTGACGGCGCTCGATGACGACAGCTTTGCCGAGCTGCGCAAGCGGCGCTTTGGCTTCGTGTTTCAGGCCTTCCACCTGCTGCCGCACCTGACCCTGGCGCAGAACGTCGCCCTGCCCCTGTGGCTGCTCGAGACCAAGGACAAGATCGCGCGCGAGCGCGCGCAAGCCATGCTCGCGCGAGTCGGACTCGGCCACCGCGCCGACGACTGGCCGCGCCACCTCTCCGGCGGCGAGATGCAGCGGGTCGCCATCGCCCGCGCCCTGGTGCATGAACCCGCACTGGTGCTGTGCGACGAGCCGACCGGCAACCTCGACCCGGAACGCGCCGAAGGCGTGCTGGACTTGTTGTTCGAGCGCACCCGCGACGCCGGCGCCATCACCCTAATGGTCACCCACTCCCAGCTCGCCGCCGGTAAGGCGCAGAAGACGTTGCGGTTGACCAGCGATGGCTTGATCGCAGCGGGCAATGTCTGA